One window of the Xiphophorus hellerii strain 12219 chromosome 15, Xiphophorus_hellerii-4.1, whole genome shotgun sequence genome contains the following:
- the LOC116734069 gene encoding uncharacterized protein LOC116734069, which translates to MAVLLRKVRRTNAAAASVLEQADFRTDSEIRSLTRADLHELFPGPEKLKLRRIIFRIIKKHKPINVLLKELEGFILPYSLRDSLSCSGVLVDYLHTLKDMKDQLNNVQSVIEAHINLLEDISKAQPHQKQDSDVLSSPGTKAPSLSPEPYITPENGHSYAAQVMYQMVVGGKTFDAHLQLMAEVQAQVQCQVQLISCSQDGQVLIVFCPITSRTGADVDGAMRNVTGEGPVILALMHHTLNIRHTATRRMWSDYSNIVLHVNIFYHKKAHGLLKCQENDAAVIQIQNKLLEYCTPRSKWAVTGGYNSPDIDSCSHLDGEGSEFGFRLFDSDSSSSSTSSSNSDTKSIWGPVE; encoded by the exons ATGGCTGTTTTGCTGAGGAAGGTGAGGCGCACCAACGCAGCAGCTGCCTCTGTACTGGAAC AAGCAGATTTCCGCACAGATTCAGAGATCCGGTCTCTGACACGAGCAGACCTACACGAGCTGTTTCCCGGACCGGAGAAGCTGAAGCTAAGACGGATCATCTTCAGAATCATAAAGAAGCAC AAACCAATAAATGTACTCCTGAAAGAACTCGAAGGTTTCATCCTACCGTATTCCCTCAGGG attctCTATCTTGCAGTGGGGTCTTGGTTGACTACCTTCATACCCTGAAGGACATGAAAGATCAGCTGAACAATGTGCAGAGTGTCATTGAAGCGCACATTAATTTACTGGAGGACATCAGTAAAGCTCAGCCACACCAGAAACAAGACTCAG ATGTTTTATCCAGTCCTGGCACAAAGGCTCCCAGTCTTTCACCAGAGCCTTACATTACACCAGAGAACGGACATTCATATGCAGCTCAAG TGATGTACCAGATGGTTGTTGGTGGTAAAACCTTTGATGCCCATCTTCAGCTGATGGCCGAGGTCCAGGCCCAAGTGCAGTGCCAGGTTCAGCTCATTTCATGCAGTCAGGACGGCCAAGTCCTCATAGTCTTCTGCCCAATCACTTCCCGAACCGGGGCAGATGTTGATGGGGCCATGCGTAATGTAACAG GAGAGGGGCCTGTTATCCTGGCGTTGATGCACCACACACTTAACATCAGGCATACAGCAACAAGGAGGATGTGGTCGGATTACTCAAATATTGTGCTGCATGTCAATATTTTCTACCACAAGAAAGCGCATGGATTGCTGAAGTGTCAAGAAAATGATGCTGCTGTGATCCAGATACAGAACAAATTACTTGAATACTGTACTCCAAGAAGTAAATGGGCTGTGACTGGTGGATATAATAGCCCTGACATTGACAGCTGCTCCCATTTGGACGGTGAGGGCAGTGAGTTTGGCTTTAGGTTGTTCGACAGTgacagtagcagcagcagcaccagcagcagcaacagtgaTACTAAAAGTATTTGGGGGCCTGTAGAATag
- the LOC116734071 gene encoding uncharacterized protein LOC116734071: MSGLLKEIQTYNANAAKTLERADFRTDSEIQSLTREDLHELFPGSDKLKLRRKIFEIINKLKPIEKILKELRGFLPDDSIKDALTNNGVLVDYLHLMKDMKAQLNNVQSFLEAHIHLLEDIKAQPEQKHDTGSAAKALAGPTSSCFVPNDTTSQKSQVQVNQSVGVSRSTSFHSYGRSQVAQVTVNYNMVISGQTFDAHHQILSQVKSSAQQLNLVESHSSEDCQIVLVFCPIVSRTGTDVEAAMKMVTGAKPAILVLMHHAHEPKHVATMGTWDYHPKIVQHFSVFYHERVNGLIRCKENNDAISGIQQELLKHGVHTETREYPASEKKGSGLLGYFYPR; encoded by the exons ATGAGCGGTTTGCTAAAGGAAATTCAAACCTACAATGCAAACGCAGCGAAGACACTTGAAA GAGCAGACTTCCGCACAGACTCGGAGATCCAGTCTCTAACAAGGGAAGACCTGCATGAGCTTTTTCCCGGATCTGACAAGCTAAAGTTGAGGAGgaagatttttgaaataataaacaaactg AAACCAATTGAGAAGATCCTGAAAGAGCTTAGAGGTTTCCTCCCAGATGATTCTATAAAGG ATGCTCTAACCAACAATGGGGTGTTGGTTGACTACCTCCACCTCATGAAGGACATGAAAGCTCAACTGAACAACGTGCAGAGTTTCCTTGAAGCACACATTCATTTATTGGAGGACATCAAAGCTCAGCCAGAGCAGAAACATGATACAG gTTCTGCTGCTAAGGCGCTGGCTGGTCCAACAAGTTCATGTTTTGTACCAAATGATACCACTTCACAAAAATCTCAAG TGCAAGTAAACCAAAGTGTTGGGGTTTCCAGGTCAACAAGCTTTCACTCTTACGGTCGTTCCCAGGTTGCACAAG TGACTGTGAACTACAACATGGTGATTAGTGGTCAAACATTTGATGCCCATCATCAGATTCTGAGCCAAGTTAAGAGCTCAGCACAGCAGCTGAACTTGGTGGAGAGCCACAGCAGTGAGGATTGCCAGATCGTGTTGGTCTTCTGTCCAATTGTTTCACGTACAGGAACAGATGTGGAAGCAGCCATGAAAATGGTTACAG GTGCCAAACCTGCCATTCTGGTCTTGATGCATCATGCTCATGAACCAAAACATGTTGCCACAATGGGAACCTGGGACTACCACCCTAAGATTGTGCagcatttcagtgttttctatCATGAGAGAGTAAATGGATTAATAcgctgcaaagaaaataatgatgCCATCTCTGGAATACAGCAGGAATTATTAAAACACGGAGTACATACAGAGACAAGGGAATATCCAGCTAGTGAGAAAAAAGGCTCTGGTTTGCTTGGCTATTTTTATCCAAGATAA